In Aestuariirhabdus haliotis, the genomic window TAGGTACCTCGGCGGGAACGCTAGCTAATAGGGTGGTTAGGGAAATAAACGCGCAACCTTACCCCGCTTGTTGACGGAGGGCAAGCTCGATGGGTTTTTTGATTGCCCCGAGTAGGACTGCCCCGATAGAATAGCTCTCCGGGACGACCCCGGATACCCGCCAGCAGGTACCCCCTCCCAGATTTTCCGATTATTGCCCGCAAATTATTTTGCCGGGGCTCGGGTGGTCTGCGGATGGACGGCGAGAAGAGGTGTATCCATAACCACAGCATCAGAGGATTACAGATGAGCGTTCACGAGATCACACACCCACTGGTCAAGCATAAGCTGGGTATAATGCGTAAAGAGGGTATCAGTACCAAAGCCTTCCGGGGGCTGGCTGGCGAAGTGGGTGCCCTGCTGACCTATGAGGCGACTAAAGACCTGACGCTTGAAGAAGTTGAAATACAGGGCTGGTGTGGTCCTATCAAGGTGCAGCAGGTCAAGGGTAAAAAAATCACGATTGTGCCTATTCTACGTGCTGGCCTCGGCATGCTCGACGGAGTCTTCGAATTGATTCCCAGTGCCAAGGTGAGTGTGGTGGGCCTGTACAGGGACGAAGAAACTCTGGAGCCAGTAGCTTATTTTGAGAAACTGGTGGGTAAGATTGATCAGCGGATCGCCCTGGTTGTGGACCCGATGCTGGCTACGGGAGGCTCCATGATTGCTGCCATCGATATGCTCAAGAAAGCCGGTTCAAAAGATATTCGAGCCCTGGTTCTGGTCGCAGCTCCCGAGGGCATCGCCAAGTTGCAGCAGGCGCACCCCGATGTTGAGCTCTTTACGGCGTCGATCGACGATGGGCTCAACGAAAACGGCTACATCATGCCGGGGTTGGGTGATGCCGGGGACAAGATCTTCGGTACCAAGTAAATAACGGCCATTTCATTCAATAGAACAACAACGAACAGGAGATAGGGTATGACAACTTCGGTGGGGGAGCAGCAGGGCGGCGCCCAGCTGGTATTATCCGGTGCACAAATGCTCTTTGTGGCGTTTGGCGCTTTGGTGTTGATGCCTTTGTTAACGGGCATGGACCCCAATGTGGCGTTGTTCACGGCGGGTGTGGGTACCCTGATCTTTCAATTGATTACTGGCCGGCAGGTACCGGTATTCCTGGCGTCCTCCTTTGCTTTTATTGCACCAATTATCGTCTCTACCCAAAACTGGGGGATGGCCGCGACCTTAGGCGGGTTGGCGGCTGCTGGCGTGCTTTATATGTTGCTCAGTGTGGTGATCAAAGTGCGCGGTACCGGCTTCTTGCACCGAGTCTTGCCTCCTGTGGTGGTGGGTCCGGTGATTATGGTGATTGGCCTGGGGCTTGCGCCGGTGGCCGTGAATATGGCATTGGGCAAAACCGGTGACGGTGCCGTGCAGCTGGTGCCTCAGGATGTCGCTATGACCATCTCCTTTGCTTCCTTGCTGATCACGCTATTGGTCGCGACTATGGGTCGCGGCATTCTGAAGCTGGTCCCCATTATGGTCGGCGTGGTCTCCGGTTATGTGCTTTCTGTAATGTTTGGCATTGTCGACTTTGCCAAGGTTAGTGAAGCAGCCTGGTTCGCCTTGCCGAATTTTGTTACTCCGGAATGGAACTGGAATGCGGTGCTCTTTATGATTCCGGTCGCCATAGCTCCGGCCATTGAGCATGTGGGTGATGTTTTGGCCATCGGTAACGTCACCGGCAAGGACTATATCAAGAAGCCTGGATTGCACCGGACCATGCTGGGCGATGGTGTGGCGACGACGGCGGCGGCGATGGTGGGAGGACCGCCAAACACAACCTATTCCGAAGTCACCGGTGCGGTCATGCTGACCAAAGCCTTCAATCCGAAAATCATGACCTGGGCGGCGCTGTTTGCTGTCGGTCTGGCCTTTATTGGCAAGGTGGGTGTGCTGTTGCAGACCATCCCGGTGCCGGTGATGGGAGGGATTCTGATGCTGTTGTTTGGTTCCATCGCGGTAGTAGGCCTTAATACCCTGATCAAGGCGCAGGTCGACATGGCCAAGGCGCGTAATCTGGCGATCGTCTCCCTGGTATTGGTAACCGGCATCGGTGGTATGAGTATCGGGACCGAGTCCTTCAGTATGCAGGGGGTGGGTTTATGTGCGCTGGTAGCGGTGGTTCTAAACCTTATTTTGCCTCATGAAAAGGGTGAAGACCGTTACGAGGGTGTCGAGATCGAGCCCCGTAACGACTAGGGCTGTAACTCATGGGTGAGAGCCCGTTACGCTATACAAAAAAACCCGCGCAAGCGGGTTTTTTATTGGGTTTAAATAGCATCAGCCATCGAGCTTGGAACGCAACAGTTTATTGACCTGACCCGGGTTGGCACTACCGCGGGAGGCTTTCATAATCTGGCCAACAAAGAAGCCGATCATCTTGCCGCGCTTGGCCTCGTCACTGGCACGGTACTGTTCCACCTGCTGAGGGTTGGCGGCCATGACCTCATCGATCATGGCTTCCAGCGCGCCGCTATCGGAGACCTGCTTCAAGCCCTTGCTGTCGATGATGGCGTCGGGCTCACCTTCACCATTCCACATTGCCTCGAACACGGTTTTAGCGCCTTTGCCAGAAATGGTGTCGTCCTTTACTCGCAGCAACATGTCGCCCAGCTGTTGAGCCTTGACCGGGCTGTTGGAGATATCGAGGTTTTCCTTCTTGAGGCGACTGGCCAGCTCTCCCATCACCCAGTTAGCGGCGAGCTTGGCATCACCACAGGCGTTTGCGGTCTGCTCGAAATAATTGGCGGTGGCACGTTCAGGGGCCAGCACCGAGGCGTCGTATTCAGACAGTTTATAACTCTCTAGAAAACGAGCAATGCGCGCATCTGGCAGCTCTGGCAGCTCGGCGCGTACCGACTCAATAAAGGTATCATCGATTTCGACGGGCAGCAGATCAGGGCAAGGGAAGTAGCGATAGTCGTTGGCTTCCTCTTTCGAGCGCATGGAGCGTGCGATACGAGTCTCGCCGTTATAGAGACGGGTTTCCTGTTTGACGCTGCCGCCATCCTCGATCAGGTCGATCTGGCGCTCAACCTCCAGTTTGATGGCGTCTTCCATAAAGCGGAAAGAGTTGAGGTTTTTGGTTTCGGTGCGGGTGCCGAGCTTTTCGCTGCCTTTGCGGCGTACCGATACATTGACATCGAAGCGCATCGAACCCTGGGACATATGCCCGTCGCAAATCTCCAACGAGGTGACAATCGAATGCAGTTTTTTGGCGAAGGCCACCGCTTCGGCTGATGAGCGCATATCGGGTTCGGTCACCACTTCGATCAGCGGGGTGCCGGCTCGGTTAAGGTCGATGCCACTCATGCCGTGGAAGTCTTCGTGCAAGGATTTGCCCGCATCCTCTTCCAGGTGGGCGTGGTGGATGCGAACCGACTTGTGACTGCCATCCTCGAGCAGGATGTCGACGACGCCGGGGCCAACGATGGGTTGCTCCAGCTGGGTGGTTTGGTAGCCCTTGGGCAGGTCGGGGTAGAAATAGTTCTTGCGCTCGAAATGGGATCGCTTGCCGATCTCGGCATCGATTGCCAAACCGAACATCACCGCGTAGCGATAGGCCTGTTCGTTGACCACCGGCAGCACGCCGGGCATACCCAGGTCGACCAGGCAGGCCTGGGTGTTGGCTTCGGCGCCATAGGCGGTGCTGGCGCCGGAAAAAATCTTACTCTGCGTGGCCAGTTGAACGTGGACTTCCAGCCCGATCACAACTTCCCAATCCATTCTGTACACCTCTTGTCTTGTCCGCCTGTGCTGCGGAGTCATTCTGTTGCTGTGCTTGTCTATGTCCGGGCTTGGTGATTAAGCGTCGGTTTTTGGGGCTTGTTGGTGCCAGTCGGTCGCTTGCTGGAAGCGGTGGGCAACATTGAGTAGACGAGCTTCGCTGAAATAATTACCGATCATCTGCAAGCCAACCGGGCGCCCTGCGGATTGACCCGCCGGAATGCTAATGCCGGGAAGCCCCGCCAGGTTGGTCGA contains:
- the upp gene encoding uracil phosphoribosyltransferase — protein: MSVHEITHPLVKHKLGIMRKEGISTKAFRGLAGEVGALLTYEATKDLTLEEVEIQGWCGPIKVQQVKGKKITIVPILRAGLGMLDGVFELIPSAKVSVVGLYRDEETLEPVAYFEKLVGKIDQRIALVVDPMLATGGSMIAAIDMLKKAGSKDIRALVLVAAPEGIAKLQQAHPDVELFTASIDDGLNENGYIMPGLGDAGDKIFGTK
- a CDS encoding uracil-xanthine permease family protein; translated protein: MTTSVGEQQGGAQLVLSGAQMLFVAFGALVLMPLLTGMDPNVALFTAGVGTLIFQLITGRQVPVFLASSFAFIAPIIVSTQNWGMAATLGGLAAAGVLYMLLSVVIKVRGTGFLHRVLPPVVVGPVIMVIGLGLAPVAVNMALGKTGDGAVQLVPQDVAMTISFASLLITLLVATMGRGILKLVPIMVGVVSGYVLSVMFGIVDFAKVSEAAWFALPNFVTPEWNWNAVLFMIPVAIAPAIEHVGDVLAIGNVTGKDYIKKPGLHRTMLGDGVATTAAAMVGGPPNTTYSEVTGAVMLTKAFNPKIMTWAALFAVGLAFIGKVGVLLQTIPVPVMGGILMLLFGSIAVVGLNTLIKAQVDMAKARNLAIVSLVLVTGIGGMSIGTESFSMQGVGLCALVAVVLNLILPHEKGEDRYEGVEIEPRND
- the gatB gene encoding Asp-tRNA(Asn)/Glu-tRNA(Gln) amidotransferase subunit GatB, which encodes MDWEVVIGLEVHVQLATQSKIFSGASTAYGAEANTQACLVDLGMPGVLPVVNEQAYRYAVMFGLAIDAEIGKRSHFERKNYFYPDLPKGYQTTQLEQPIVGPGVVDILLEDGSHKSVRIHHAHLEEDAGKSLHEDFHGMSGIDLNRAGTPLIEVVTEPDMRSSAEAVAFAKKLHSIVTSLEICDGHMSQGSMRFDVNVSVRRKGSEKLGTRTETKNLNSFRFMEDAIKLEVERQIDLIEDGGSVKQETRLYNGETRIARSMRSKEEANDYRYFPCPDLLPVEIDDTFIESVRAELPELPDARIARFLESYKLSEYDASVLAPERATANYFEQTANACGDAKLAANWVMGELASRLKKENLDISNSPVKAQQLGDMLLRVKDDTISGKGAKTVFEAMWNGEGEPDAIIDSKGLKQVSDSGALEAMIDEVMAANPQQVEQYRASDEAKRGKMIGFFVGQIMKASRGSANPGQVNKLLRSKLDG